In one Streptomyces venezuelae genomic region, the following are encoded:
- a CDS encoding acyl carrier protein, whose translation MAATQEEIVAGLAEIVNEIAGIPVEDVQLDKSFTDDLDVDSLSMVEVVVAAEERFDVKIPDDDVKNLKTVGDATKYILEHQG comes from the coding sequence ATGGCCGCCACTCAGGAAGAGATCGTCGCCGGTCTCGCGGAGATCGTCAACGAGATCGCCGGCATCCCGGTCGAGGACGTCCAGCTGGACAAGTCCTTCACCGACGACCTGGACGTCGACTCGCTGTCCATGGTCGAGGTCGTCGTCGCCGCCGAAGAGCGCTTCGACGTGAAGATCCCGGACGACGACGTCAAGAACCTCAAGACGGTCGGCGACGCGACCAAGTACATCCTCGAGCACCAGGGCTGA
- a CDS encoding ketoacyl-ACP synthase III: MSKIKAAQGHPYARIMGVGGYRPTRVVPNEVILETIDSSDEWIRSRSGIATRHWASEEETVAAMSVEAAGKAIADAGITPEQVGAVIVSTVSHFKQTPAIATEIADKVGAGKPAAFDISAGCAGFGYGLTLAKGMIVDGSAEYVLVIGVERLSDLTDLHDRATAFLFGDGAGAVIVGPSKEPRIGPTVWGSEGDKAETIKQTEAWDVYRNGGAPAKYPAITQEGQAVFRWAVFEMAKVAQQALDAAGITADDLDVFIPHQANERIIDSMVKTLKLPEHVTVARDVRTTGNTSAASIPLAMERLLATGEAKSGDTALVIGFGAGLVYAATVVTLP; encoded by the coding sequence ATGTCGAAGATCAAGGCCGCACAGGGCCATCCGTACGCGCGGATCATGGGCGTCGGCGGCTACCGTCCCACCCGGGTCGTGCCGAACGAGGTCATCCTCGAGACGATCGACTCGTCCGACGAATGGATCCGCTCCCGCTCCGGCATCGCGACCCGCCACTGGGCCTCCGAGGAGGAGACCGTGGCCGCGATGTCCGTCGAGGCCGCGGGCAAGGCGATCGCCGACGCCGGCATCACGCCCGAGCAGGTCGGAGCCGTCATCGTCTCCACCGTCTCGCACTTCAAGCAGACCCCGGCCATCGCGACGGAGATCGCGGACAAGGTCGGCGCGGGCAAACCCGCCGCGTTCGACATCTCCGCGGGCTGCGCCGGCTTCGGCTACGGCCTCACCCTCGCCAAGGGCATGATCGTCGACGGTTCCGCCGAGTACGTCCTGGTGATCGGCGTGGAGCGGCTGAGCGACCTCACCGACCTGCACGACCGCGCGACGGCGTTCCTCTTCGGTGACGGCGCGGGCGCCGTGATCGTGGGCCCCTCCAAGGAGCCGCGGATCGGTCCGACGGTGTGGGGCTCGGAGGGCGACAAGGCCGAGACGATCAAGCAGACCGAAGCGTGGGACGTCTACCGCAACGGTGGCGCCCCCGCCAAGTACCCTGCCATTACCCAGGAGGGCCAGGCGGTCTTCCGCTGGGCCGTGTTCGAGATGGCGAAGGTCGCCCAGCAGGCGCTGGACGCGGCCGGAATCACCGCGGACGACCTGGATGTCTTCATTCCGCACCAGGCCAACGAGCGGATCATCGACTCGATGGTGAAGACTCTGAAACTGCCGGAACACGTCACGGTCGCCCGTGACGTGCGCACCACCGGTAACACCTCGGCCGCCTCGATCCCGCTCGCGATGGAGCGGCTCCTGGCGACCGGCGAGGCGAAGAGCGGCGACACCGCCCTCGTCATCGGCTTCGGGGCGGGTCTCGTCTACGCCGCCACGGTCGTTACCCTCCCCTAG
- a CDS encoding ACP S-malonyltransferase: MLVLVAPGQGAQTPGFLTPWLDLPGAADRIAAWSDAIGLDLAHYGTQADADAIRDTAVAQPLLVAAGLLSAAALGDITPGAVAGHSVGEITAAAYAGVLTDDEALGLVRTRGLAMADAAAVTETGMAALLGGDPEVTVPHLEKLGLTPANVNGAGQIVAAGTLEQLAALAEDKPEGVRKVVALKVAGAFHTEHMAPAVTRLQEAAAGLTVADPRLTYVSNRDGKTVTTGADVISRLVGQVANPVRWDLCMETFQELGVTALIEVCPGGTLTGLAKRALKGVQTLAVKTPDDLDAARALVAEHS; encoded by the coding sequence GTGCTCGTACTCGTCGCTCCCGGCCAAGGCGCTCAGACGCCCGGCTTCCTGACCCCCTGGCTCGACCTCCCCGGTGCTGCCGACCGCATCGCCGCCTGGTCGGACGCCATCGGGCTCGACCTCGCCCACTACGGCACCCAGGCCGACGCGGACGCGATCCGCGACACGGCCGTGGCCCAGCCGCTGCTCGTGGCCGCCGGTCTGCTCTCCGCCGCGGCACTCGGTGACATCACGCCGGGCGCCGTCGCAGGGCACAGCGTCGGCGAGATCACGGCCGCCGCGTACGCCGGTGTGCTCACCGACGACGAGGCCCTCGGCCTGGTCCGCACCCGCGGCCTCGCCATGGCCGACGCGGCCGCCGTCACCGAGACCGGCATGGCCGCCCTCCTCGGCGGCGACCCCGAGGTCACCGTCCCGCACCTGGAGAAGCTCGGGCTGACCCCGGCGAACGTGAACGGCGCCGGCCAGATCGTTGCCGCAGGCACCCTCGAGCAGCTCGCCGCCCTCGCGGAGGACAAGCCCGAGGGCGTCCGCAAGGTCGTCGCCCTCAAGGTCGCGGGCGCGTTCCACACCGAGCACATGGCACCCGCCGTGACGCGTCTTCAGGAGGCCGCCGCCGGTCTCACCGTCGCCGACCCGAGGCTCACCTACGTCTCGAACCGCGACGGCAAGACGGTCACGACCGGCGCCGACGTGATCTCCCGCCTGGTCGGGCAGGTCGCCAACCCGGTCCGCTGGGACCTGTGCATGGAGACCTTCCAGGAGCTCGGCGTGACGGCGCTGATCGAGGTGTGCCCCGGCGGCACCCTCACCGGTCTCGCCAAGCGCGCCCTCAAGGGCGTTCAGACCCTCGCGGTGAAGACCCCCGACGACCTCGACGCGGCCCGCGCGCTCGTCGCCGAGCATTCCTGA
- a CDS encoding PucR family transcriptional regulator: protein MPEPSANAAHQDARRSAHAHAATLKRLEKSSGSLAAQAIARMDETLSWYRAMPPENRSWIGLVAQAGIAAFTEWFRHPDAPQAISTDVFGTAPRELTRAITLRQTVEMVRTTIEVMESAIDEVAAPGDESVLREALLVYAREIAFATAQVYAQAAEARGAWDARLESLVVNAVLSGEADEGAVSRAAALGWNSPEHVCVVLGTAPDGDSELTVEAIRRAARHAKLQVLTGVLGDRLVVIAGGNDNPLHVAKSLIGPYAAGPVVAGPIVPDLLAATRSAQAAAAGLKACAAWQDAPRPVLADDLLPERAIAGDPAAREQLVEEIYRPLEEAGSALLETLSVYLEQASSLEGAARMLFVHPNTVRYRLRRVTDVTGWSPSDVRSAFTLRIALILGRLADGDPQT, encoded by the coding sequence GTGCCCGAACCTTCAGCGAACGCAGCCCATCAGGACGCCCGACGGTCCGCCCACGCCCATGCCGCGACCCTGAAGCGCCTGGAGAAGTCGTCCGGGAGCCTCGCGGCGCAGGCCATCGCGCGCATGGACGAGACGCTGTCCTGGTACCGGGCGATGCCGCCGGAGAACCGCTCCTGGATCGGTCTGGTCGCCCAGGCCGGTATCGCCGCGTTCACCGAGTGGTTCCGGCACCCGGACGCCCCCCAGGCCATCTCGACCGATGTCTTCGGCACCGCCCCGCGCGAGCTGACCAGGGCGATCACCCTGCGCCAGACCGTGGAGATGGTGCGTACGACGATCGAGGTCATGGAGTCGGCGATCGACGAGGTCGCCGCGCCGGGCGACGAGTCGGTGCTGCGGGAGGCCCTCCTCGTCTACGCCCGCGAGATCGCCTTCGCCACGGCGCAGGTGTACGCGCAGGCCGCCGAGGCACGCGGTGCCTGGGACGCGCGGCTGGAATCGCTCGTCGTGAACGCGGTGCTGTCCGGCGAGGCCGACGAGGGCGCCGTCTCGCGCGCCGCGGCCCTCGGCTGGAACTCCCCGGAGCACGTCTGCGTGGTCCTCGGCACCGCCCCCGACGGTGACAGCGAGCTCACCGTGGAGGCCATCCGCCGCGCCGCCCGGCACGCGAAACTGCAGGTCCTCACGGGTGTCCTCGGGGACCGCCTGGTCGTCATCGCGGGCGGCAACGACAATCCGCTGCACGTCGCGAAGTCCCTGATCGGGCCGTACGCCGCCGGTCCCGTGGTGGCCGGGCCGATCGTCCCCGACCTGCTCGCCGCCACCCGCTCCGCGCAGGCCGCGGCCGCCGGACTGAAGGCCTGTGCCGCCTGGCAGGACGCGCCGCGGCCCGTCCTCGCGGACGATCTGCTGCCCGAACGCGCGATCGCGGGGGATCCGGCGGCTCGCGAGCAGCTGGTGGAGGAGATCTACAGACCACTGGAGGAAGCGGGCTCGGCGCTCCTGGAGACGCTCAGCGTCTATCTGGAACAAGCCAGCAGTCTCGAAGGCGCGGCCAGAATGCTCTTCGTCCACCCGAACACCGTGCGCTACCGGCTCCGACGTGTGACTGACGTCACCGGGTGGTCGCCTTCCGATGTGCGCTCCGCTTTCACGCTGCGGATCGCGCTGATCCTGGGGCGGCTGGCCGACGGCGATCCTCAGACATAG
- a CDS encoding pirin family protein, which yields MIDVRRSGDRYRGGETAAGIESCHAFSFGPHYDPDNLRFGAVLACNEERLAPGAGFDEHPHSHTEIVTWVVEGELTHRDSRGHASLVRPGDVQHLSAAGGVRHVERNDGAEPLVFVQMWLAPLAPGGEPSYEVVRGIADSTPYAVPGAGALLHVRRLTAGERLAVPDAPFVYVHVVRGALSLAGDLLRPGDSARIGAEPELEGEAQDATEVLIWEMTSAP from the coding sequence GTGATTGACGTACGGCGCTCCGGCGACCGGTACCGCGGCGGGGAGACCGCGGCCGGCATCGAGTCCTGCCACGCCTTCTCCTTCGGCCCCCACTACGACCCCGACAACCTCCGCTTCGGCGCGGTCCTCGCCTGCAACGAGGAGCGCCTGGCGCCCGGCGCGGGCTTCGACGAGCATCCGCACAGCCACACGGAGATCGTGACCTGGGTCGTCGAGGGCGAGCTCACGCACCGCGATTCGCGGGGGCACGCGTCCCTGGTCCGACCCGGCGACGTGCAGCACCTCTCCGCGGCGGGCGGCGTACGCCACGTGGAACGCAACGACGGCGCGGAGCCCCTGGTCTTCGTCCAGATGTGGCTGGCCCCGCTCGCCCCGGGCGGCGAACCGTCCTACGAGGTGGTGCGCGGGATCGCCGACTCGACGCCGTACGCGGTGCCGGGCGCGGGGGCGCTCCTGCACGTGCGGCGCCTGACGGCGGGGGAGCGCCTCGCGGTCCCGGACGCGCCGTTCGTGTACGTCCACGTGGTGCGCGGCGCGCTGTCCCTCGCCGGCGACCTGCTGCGCCCGGGGGACTCCGCGCGGATCGGCGCGGAGCCGGAGCTCGAAGGGGAGGCCCAGGACGCGACCGAGGTGCTGATCTGGGAGATGACGAGCGCCCCCTGA
- a CDS encoding serine hydrolase domain-containing protein, whose protein sequence is MQSLALIENWPVPTAAAAVVRADGTVVGTHGPTDRRFALASVTKPLAAYAALVAYEEGAIELDEPAGPEGSTVRHLLAHTSGLAFDEHRVTSAPGTRRLYSNAGFEVLGEHIAKAADIPFDEYLRQAVLAPLGMTSTTLEGGLSPAKDGVSTVDDLVRFAAEVQAPRLLDARTVAAAMTVTYPGLKGVLPGYGHQNPNDWGLGFEIRDSKTPHWTGSSSSPRTFGHFGQAGTFLWIDPDARAACVALTDRPFGPWAAEVWPPFTDAVLADLRG, encoded by the coding sequence ATGCAGAGCCTCGCGTTGATCGAGAACTGGCCGGTCCCCACCGCCGCCGCGGCCGTCGTCCGGGCTGACGGCACCGTCGTGGGGACGCACGGCCCCACGGACCGGCGTTTCGCGCTCGCCTCGGTCACCAAGCCCCTCGCGGCGTACGCGGCACTCGTCGCGTACGAGGAGGGGGCGATCGAGCTCGACGAGCCCGCCGGACCCGAGGGGTCGACGGTGCGGCACCTGCTCGCGCACACCAGCGGTCTCGCGTTCGACGAGCACCGGGTGACGTCGGCGCCGGGGACGCGGCGGCTGTACTCGAACGCGGGGTTCGAGGTCCTCGGCGAGCACATCGCCAAGGCCGCCGACATCCCCTTCGACGAGTACCTGCGGCAGGCGGTCCTCGCGCCGCTGGGGATGACGTCCACGACGCTGGAGGGCGGCCTCTCGCCCGCCAAGGACGGTGTGTCGACGGTCGACGACCTGGTGCGGTTCGCGGCGGAGGTGCAGGCACCCCGGCTCCTCGACGCGCGGACCGTGGCGGCGGCGATGACCGTGACGTACCCCGGGCTGAAGGGCGTCCTGCCCGGTTACGGGCACCAGAACCCCAACGACTGGGGTCTCGGCTTCGAGATCCGGGACTCCAAGACGCCGCACTGGACGGGGAGTTCCTCGTCGCCCCGGACCTTCGGCCACTTCGGCCAGGCGGGTACGTTCCTGTGGATCGACCCCGACGCGCGGGCGGCCTGCGTCGCGCTCACCGACCGGCCCTTCGGTCCGTGGGCCGCCGAGGTGTGGCCCCCGTTCACCGACGCGGTGCTCGCCGACCTCCGCGGCTAG
- a CDS encoding GNAT family N-acetyltransferase has protein sequence MSLVRRATPEDAEELLRLRQVMIDSVFAGRSPAAGGTATASDTSWHAESLPTVRRRLAEPEGDFAAFVVDHPERPGGLAALAVGTLDYRIGRAGNPHGLTGSVFSVATDPDQRRKGYARAAMEVLLDWFRERGAGSVDLNASKEAEPLYASLGFVRKPDPSMRLNL, from the coding sequence ATGAGTCTCGTACGCCGTGCCACACCCGAAGACGCCGAGGAACTGCTCAGACTGAGGCAGGTGATGATCGACTCCGTCTTCGCGGGGCGCTCACCGGCCGCCGGGGGCACCGCCACCGCGTCCGACACGAGCTGGCACGCCGAGTCCCTGCCGACCGTACGCCGTCGGCTCGCGGAGCCCGAGGGGGACTTCGCGGCGTTCGTCGTCGATCATCCGGAGCGCCCCGGCGGGCTCGCGGCGCTGGCCGTCGGCACGCTCGACTACCGGATCGGGCGCGCGGGCAATCCGCACGGCCTGACCGGCTCCGTCTTCAGCGTCGCCACCGACCCGGACCAGCGGCGCAAGGGGTACGCGCGGGCGGCCATGGAGGTGCTGCTCGACTGGTTCCGTGAGCGGGGGGCGGGCAGCGTGGACCTCAACGCGTCAAAGGAGGCGGAGCCGCTGTACGCGTCGCTCGGCTTCGTCCGCAAGCCCGACCCCTCGATGCGCCTCAACCTGTAG
- a CDS encoding MerR family transcriptional regulator, producing MTVTETTTQVKPDGQDHYTISEVVDRTGLSAYTLRWYERIGLMPHIDRSHTGQRRYSDRDLNWLSFVGKLRLTGMPVADMVRYAELVREGQHTFPQRQELLEQTRRDVRARITELQDTLAVLDYKIDNYACARRASERP from the coding sequence ATGACGGTGACGGAGACCACGACCCAGGTGAAGCCGGACGGGCAGGACCACTACACGATCAGTGAAGTCGTCGACCGCACCGGGCTCTCCGCCTACACCCTGCGGTGGTACGAGCGGATCGGCCTGATGCCGCACATCGACCGCTCCCACACGGGCCAGCGCCGCTACAGCGACCGCGACCTGAACTGGTTGTCCTTCGTCGGCAAGCTGCGCCTGACCGGGATGCCCGTCGCGGACATGGTCCGGTACGCGGAGCTGGTGCGCGAAGGGCAGCACACGTTCCCGCAGCGCCAGGAACTCCTGGAGCAGACGCGGCGCGACGTCCGCGCGCGCATCACGGAGCTGCAGGACACCCTCGCCGTCCTCGACTACAAGATCGACAACTATGCGTGCGCCCGCAGGGCGTCGGAAAGGCCCTGA
- a CDS encoding aldo/keto reductase, whose translation MTDKAIAKVRLGTGGPEVGVQGLGCMGMSFAYGPTDTDQARATLDRALDLGVTLYDTADVYGMGENEEFLAPFVKAHRDEIVIATKFALAIDPAEPTKRRIDNSPAYIRASVEASLRRLGTDVVDLYYMHRRDPNVPIEETVGVLAELVAAGKVKHIGLSEVTGDELRAAHAVHPVAAVQSEWSLFSRDIERGVVPAAAELGVALVPYSPLGRGFLTGSFVSADKELGEDDFRRQQPRFTGANATANAALLAPVRSVAEAHGATVGQVALAWVQQQADLHGLPVVPIPGTRKATRVEENTAATRITLTENDLAALEPIAAGVAGDRYADMTFTSAGRE comes from the coding sequence ATGACGGACAAGGCAATAGCGAAGGTGCGGCTCGGCACGGGCGGCCCCGAGGTCGGCGTCCAGGGTCTCGGCTGCATGGGCATGAGCTTCGCCTACGGGCCCACGGACACCGACCAGGCCCGCGCCACCCTGGACCGCGCCCTGGATCTTGGCGTCACCCTCTACGACACGGCCGACGTCTACGGCATGGGCGAGAACGAGGAGTTCCTCGCGCCCTTCGTCAAGGCGCACCGCGACGAGATCGTCATCGCCACCAAGTTCGCCCTGGCCATCGACCCGGCGGAGCCGACGAAGCGGCGCATCGACAACAGCCCCGCGTACATCCGCGCCAGTGTCGAGGCGAGCCTGCGCCGCCTCGGCACGGACGTCGTCGACCTCTACTACATGCACCGCCGCGACCCGAACGTGCCGATCGAGGAGACGGTCGGCGTGCTGGCGGAGCTCGTCGCCGCGGGCAAGGTCAAGCACATCGGGCTGAGCGAGGTCACCGGCGACGAACTGCGCGCCGCGCACGCCGTCCACCCCGTCGCGGCCGTGCAGTCGGAGTGGTCGCTGTTCAGCCGCGACATCGAGCGCGGCGTGGTCCCCGCCGCCGCCGAACTCGGCGTGGCCCTCGTGCCCTACTCGCCGCTCGGCCGGGGCTTCCTCACCGGCTCGTTCGTCAGTGCCGACAAGGAGCTCGGCGAGGACGACTTCCGGCGCCAGCAGCCCCGCTTCACCGGCGCCAACGCCACCGCCAACGCCGCCCTCCTGGCCCCCGTCCGCTCCGTCGCCGAGGCGCACGGAGCCACCGTCGGCCAGGTCGCCCTGGCCTGGGTCCAGCAGCAGGCGGACCTCCACGGCCTGCCCGTCGTCCCGATCCCCGGCACCCGCAAGGCCACCCGGGTCGAGGAGAACACCGCGGCCACCCGCATCACCCTCACCGAGAACGACCTCGCCGCCCTCGAACCGATCGCCGCGGGCGTCGCGGGCGACCGCTACGCCGACATGACCTTCACGTCGGCGGGACGCGAGTAG
- a CDS encoding DUF4429 domain-containing protein, which produces MGDVLAGFHAAWEFESDSVLIRFERGIRTPKLFQALGERRIPHEAISAVTLSPGKRGTVVLHAVPRPGADPLMEAAAGQLKEGCDPYRLVLPAERETLAEYYADELRAQLPPDGTESTDRFLVAPPEAPLQFKAYDGKASFDGKLVSFRWFWTGASSAKWKAGDQSFPVTDLSGIEWRSPEVFEGHLRLLRRETPVAQPAQADQDPAAVVFGLGYGPVHESLPFAASVLAAVRASGPAANSDGPGTVAAAVTPAVRRDPADIADRIRHLGELHQAGLLTDDEFTVKKTELLAEL; this is translated from the coding sequence ATGGGTGATGTTCTGGCCGGATTTCATGCCGCCTGGGAGTTCGAGTCCGACTCTGTGCTCATCCGCTTCGAACGGGGAATCCGCACGCCGAAGCTGTTCCAGGCGCTCGGCGAACGGCGCATCCCCCATGAGGCGATCTCGGCGGTGACGCTCTCCCCCGGCAAACGCGGGACCGTGGTCCTGCATGCCGTGCCGAGACCGGGCGCCGATCCTCTGATGGAGGCCGCCGCGGGGCAGCTCAAGGAGGGCTGCGACCCGTACCGCCTGGTGCTGCCCGCGGAGCGGGAGACGCTCGCCGAGTACTACGCGGACGAGTTGCGGGCACAGCTGCCGCCGGACGGCACGGAGAGCACGGACCGCTTCCTGGTGGCACCCCCCGAGGCGCCGCTGCAGTTCAAGGCGTACGACGGGAAGGCGTCCTTCGACGGGAAGCTGGTGTCGTTCCGCTGGTTCTGGACGGGTGCCTCCTCCGCGAAGTGGAAGGCCGGCGACCAGAGCTTCCCGGTCACCGACCTGAGCGGCATCGAGTGGCGCTCCCCCGAGGTGTTCGAGGGCCATCTGCGGCTGCTGCGGCGCGAGACGCCGGTGGCGCAGCCCGCACAGGCCGACCAGGACCCGGCGGCCGTCGTCTTCGGCCTCGGCTACGGCCCGGTCCACGAGTCGCTGCCGTTCGCCGCGTCGGTCCTCGCCGCGGTGCGGGCCTCGGGCCCGGCGGCGAACTCCGACGGCCCGGGCACCGTCGCCGCCGCCGTGACGCCCGCCGTGCGGCGCGACCCGGCGGACATCGCGGACCGCATCCGGCACCTGGGCGAGCTGCACCAGGCGGGCCTGCTCACGGACGACGAGTTCACGGTGAAGAAGACCGAGCTGCTCGCCGAGCTGTGA
- a CDS encoding alpha/beta hydrolase, translated as MTSFDSSPQLNAWRALLALAVVFVMLATTGWTAVRHNKGDASPLQAALSAWERGSIDGRALPDPDAPAGRLARFFASLDGHQRERLAGRYPLAVGNMNGAPATLRYRANHIALGQARKIERERMHDKRLSPLGQQEAERRMKRFGVMMRPGRQVLAFDPMGSGRMAEVFGDMDKARRVSVVVPGVDTNVLTFERTFRKYSAPVGMAKSLYRAERAVSPGSHTAVIAWADYTAPVGIGVDAATAMRAEDGATRLESMVRGLPGRTPVALYCHSYGSVVCGVAARKLPSRVTDIAVAGSPGMRADSASQLGTGARIWATRDGDDWIQDVPNMEFGGLGHGADPVAEGFGARVFSAAGAQGHTGYFEPGTESLRNFAEIGTGSYHAVRCASEDGACRKGISGGAAA; from the coding sequence GTGACTTCCTTCGACTCCTCCCCCCAACTCAACGCATGGCGCGCCCTGCTCGCGCTGGCCGTCGTGTTCGTCATGCTGGCGACCACCGGCTGGACCGCCGTGCGCCACAACAAGGGCGACGCGTCGCCCCTGCAAGCCGCGCTCTCCGCCTGGGAGCGGGGAAGCATCGACGGACGGGCCCTGCCCGACCCCGATGCCCCCGCAGGCCGGCTCGCCCGCTTCTTCGCCTCCCTCGACGGACACCAGCGCGAACGGCTCGCCGGCCGCTATCCGCTCGCGGTCGGCAACATGAACGGCGCGCCCGCCACGCTGCGCTACCGCGCGAACCACATCGCGCTGGGGCAGGCCCGCAAGATCGAGCGTGAACGCATGCACGACAAGCGCCTCTCCCCGCTGGGGCAGCAGGAGGCCGAGCGCAGGATGAAGCGGTTCGGCGTGATGATGCGCCCGGGACGCCAGGTCCTCGCCTTCGACCCGATGGGCAGCGGACGCATGGCAGAAGTCTTCGGGGACATGGACAAGGCCCGCCGCGTCTCCGTCGTCGTGCCCGGCGTCGACACCAACGTGCTGACCTTCGAGCGGACCTTCCGCAAGTACTCGGCGCCGGTGGGCATGGCCAAGTCGCTCTACCGCGCGGAGCGCGCGGTCAGCCCCGGATCGCACACCGCCGTGATCGCCTGGGCCGACTACACCGCGCCCGTCGGCATCGGCGTGGACGCGGCCACGGCCATGCGCGCCGAGGACGGGGCCACCCGCCTCGAATCCATGGTGCGCGGCCTGCCCGGCCGCACACCGGTCGCCCTGTACTGCCACAGCTACGGCTCGGTGGTGTGCGGGGTGGCCGCACGGAAGCTGCCCTCGCGGGTCACGGACATCGCGGTGGCGGGCAGCCCCGGCATGCGGGCCGACTCGGCCTCGCAGTTGGGCACGGGCGCCCGGATCTGGGCGACCCGGGACGGCGACGACTGGATCCAGGACGTCCCGAACATGGAGTTCGGCGGGCTCGGCCACGGCGCCGACCCGGTGGCCGAGGGCTTCGGTGCGCGCGTGTTCTCCGCGGCGGGCGCCCAGGGGCACACCGGCTATTTCGAGCCGGGCACGGAGAGCCTGCGGAACTTCGCGGAAATCGGGACTGGTTCGTACCACGCGGTGCGGTGCGCGAGCGAGGACGGTGCCTGCCGGAAGGGTATTTCCGGCGGGGCAGCGGCCTGA
- a CDS encoding TetR/AcrR family transcriptional regulator — translation MKTTQPATGLRERKKQRTRDTLLRVALELFTTKGYEETTVDEIVEAVDVSQRTFFRHFANKQEAAFAVQTMIEARFVQAVRDRPAHEAPLEALRGAVLGTWEAMGQSIEEVVPVELHMRTYQMIESTPTLLAVHLRRSIETEDEVARVIAEREGLDLETDPRPRVAVAAFSGVMRVTGRQWGAGEDTSPESIRALTEAYLDHLGPALAEGWRTAHGE, via the coding sequence TTGAAGACGACCCAGCCGGCGACGGGACTGCGCGAGCGCAAGAAGCAGCGCACCCGGGACACCCTCCTGCGCGTGGCGCTCGAACTCTTCACCACCAAGGGGTACGAGGAGACGACCGTCGACGAGATCGTCGAGGCGGTCGACGTGTCGCAGCGCACCTTCTTCCGGCACTTCGCCAACAAGCAGGAAGCCGCCTTCGCCGTCCAGACGATGATCGAGGCGCGCTTCGTCCAGGCCGTCCGCGACCGCCCCGCCCACGAGGCCCCGCTGGAGGCGCTGCGCGGCGCCGTCCTCGGCACCTGGGAGGCGATGGGGCAGTCCATCGAGGAGGTCGTCCCGGTCGAACTCCACATGCGCACCTATCAGATGATCGAGTCGACCCCCACCCTGCTCGCCGTCCACCTGCGCCGCTCCATCGAGACCGAGGACGAGGTAGCCCGCGTGATCGCCGAGCGCGAGGGGCTCGACCTGGAGACCGACCCGCGGCCGCGCGTGGCGGTGGCCGCGTTCAGCGGCGTCATGCGCGTGACGGGGCGCCAGTGGGGCGCGGGCGAGGACACCAGCCCCGAGTCGATCCGCGCGCTGACGGAGGCGTACCTCGACCACCTGGGTCCCGCGTTGGCGGAGGGCTGGCGCACCGCGCACGGAGAGTGA